The following are from one region of the Bradyrhizobium sediminis genome:
- a CDS encoding CaiB/BaiF CoA transferase family protein has protein sequence MEKGIFEGLKVLDCASFIAAPAAATVLSDFGADVIKIEPPGSGDPYRNLPNLPGYPASQHNFAWLLEARNKKSLALDLSKPEGQAVLHRLAAEADVFITNFPPAVRERLGLTHAQLAPLNERLIYASFTGYGEKGEEANKPGFDSNAYWARSGLMDLVRADENTTPARSVAGMGDHPCAMAFYGAIVTALYKRERTGKGSHVSSNLMANGVWAASVLAQAKLCGAKFGERRPREHALNAVTNHYKCKDGRWIILSLLNEERQWPALARCIGREDFITDERFATKPGRHARSLELIKIFDEIFATRTLAEWRRILDGNGLVFGVVGILDDIPNDRQMLDNEVLVPFENDTMLTISSPIWVDGSKKVQPRKPPGIGEHSDEILRKAGYDDAAIRQLRASGAVA, from the coding sequence ATGGAAAAAGGCATTTTCGAAGGCCTCAAGGTTCTGGATTGCGCGAGTTTCATCGCAGCGCCGGCGGCCGCGACCGTGCTGTCCGACTTCGGCGCCGACGTGATCAAGATCGAACCGCCGGGTTCCGGCGATCCCTACCGCAACCTGCCGAACCTGCCGGGCTATCCCGCCAGCCAGCATAATTTCGCGTGGCTGCTGGAAGCCCGCAACAAGAAGAGCCTCGCGCTCGATCTCTCGAAGCCGGAAGGCCAGGCGGTGCTGCATCGCCTCGCGGCCGAGGCCGACGTCTTCATCACCAATTTTCCGCCCGCGGTGCGCGAACGGCTCGGATTGACCCATGCCCAGCTGGCCCCGCTCAACGAGCGGCTGATCTACGCGTCGTTCACCGGCTACGGCGAAAAGGGCGAAGAGGCCAACAAGCCCGGCTTCGACAGCAACGCCTATTGGGCGCGCTCGGGCCTGATGGATCTGGTGCGCGCGGATGAAAACACCACGCCGGCGCGCTCGGTCGCCGGCATGGGCGACCATCCCTGCGCGATGGCGTTTTACGGCGCCATCGTCACCGCGCTCTACAAGCGCGAACGCACCGGCAAAGGCTCGCATGTCAGCTCCAACCTGATGGCCAACGGCGTCTGGGCCGCCTCGGTGCTGGCGCAGGCCAAGCTCTGCGGCGCGAAATTCGGCGAGCGCCGTCCCCGCGAGCACGCGCTCAACGCGGTCACCAATCACTACAAATGCAAGGATGGACGCTGGATCATCCTGTCGCTGCTCAACGAAGAGCGGCAGTGGCCGGCGCTGGCGCGCTGCATCGGCCGGGAGGATTTCATCACCGACGAGCGGTTCGCCACCAAGCCCGGCCGCCACGCGCGTTCGCTGGAGCTGATCAAGATCTTCGACGAGATCTTCGCCACCAGGACCCTCGCCGAGTGGCGGCGGATCCTCGACGGCAATGGCCTAGTGTTCGGCGTGGTCGGCATTCTCGACGACATTCCCAACGACAGGCAGATGCTGGACAACGAGGTGCTGGTGCCGTTCGAGAACGACACCATGCTGACCATCAGCAGCCCGATCTGGGTCGACGGCAGCAAGAAGGTCCAGCCGCGCAAGCCGCCCGGGATCGGCGAGCACAGCGACGAGATTTTGCGCAAGGCGGGCTACGACGATGCGGCGATCCGGCAGTTGCGGGCGTCGGGCGCGGTGGCGTGA